The Engystomops pustulosus chromosome 9, aEngPut4.maternal, whole genome shotgun sequence genome includes a window with the following:
- the LOC140076551 gene encoding tumor necrosis factor-like, producing MELTQVRSEEPLLQNVQRSRTSCFHWLSICSFVILLGTTLLLALLHFKVIKTENQDEFQMPPVPEVLQIKNYLESVPKTQALTGKRAAAHLKGKRKDGHIEWRGDSANAFRDGSIKFDKNRLEIQEDGLYFVYSQVVFTGMGCAETQELSHSVYKIGYSGRPVVILQSSKTVCEVTSRATWTQPLYQGGLFKLDRGDVLYTATKNVTLLDANHGQVYFGILAV from the exons ATGGAACTGACACAGGTGCGCAGCGAGGAGCCCCTTCTCCAGAACGTGCAGAGGAGCAGGACCTCGTGCTTCCACTGGCTCAGCATCTGCTCCTTCGTCATATTACTGGGGACCACCCTGCTCTTGGCCTTGCTTCACTTTAAGGTCATCAAAACCGAAAACCAG GATGAATTCCAAATGCCACCAGTCCCTGAAGTTCTCCAAATCAAGAATTATTTAG AATCCGTCCCAAAAACCCAAGCCCTGACTGGAAAGAGGGCAGCGGCTCATCTGAAGG GCAAAAGGAAAGACGGGCACATCGAGTGGAGAGGTGACTCGGCTAACGCCTTTAGAGATGGCAGCATAAAGTTTGACAAGAACAGATTGGAGATTCAGGAAGACGGGCTTTACTTTGTCTATTCCCAGGTGGTATTTACCGGCATGGGGTGCGCGGAGACCCAGGAGCTCTCACATTCAGTTTATAAGATTGGCTATTCTGGCAGGCCTGTGGTCATCCTCCAGTCCAGTAAGACAGTGTGCGAGGTAACATCTAGGGCTACCTGGACGCAGCCGCTGTATCAAGGAGGACTTTTCAAGCTTGATCGAGGAGATGTCCTGTACACTGCAACGAAAAATGTTACCCTTCTGGACGCCAACCATGGACAAGTCTACTTTGGGATCCTTGCTGTATGA